In Arachis hypogaea cultivar Tifrunner chromosome 2, arahy.Tifrunner.gnm2.J5K5, whole genome shotgun sequence, a genomic segment contains:
- the LOC112762517 gene encoding putative disease resistance RPP13-like protein 1, which translates to MAEALLSGFINVVVKRLISPEFINLVVGKKLDRKLVDRLRTAILAAEALVADAEQKQFGNDRVRKWLHSLRDALYTADDLLDRLFIKAAIRNKARIRRPHFLDLSARKMVTKIEDVVERIVDLERCKDTLGLREIPTGSSSWRPPSTSLVKGNVFGRDGDQQALIKMLNDNNDHNLSVISIVGMGGVGKTTLAQCLYNNMDLMDGVDLKAWICVFENFDVVETTKNVIRGISSGVCSLESFDLLQQDLKEKLSEKKFFIVLDDVWSEDADKWNSFIVPFQHGRKGSTILLTSREENVGPTVQNYSTYSLKVLSNDYCWSIFADNASFPESNGSSELEGIGRKIVERCDGLPLAAETLGRLLRSEHRVKEWNNILFSDIWEFPAANCKIVPALLISYYHLPAHLKHCFVYCSLFPKDHKLDKDELILLWMAENLLRPPKKGETLEEVGCECFDHLASRLFFKRVQYGDKYFVMHDLMHDLATFLAGDLYYRFSELGEKEEMSILTHHLSYDHSIPKKTCSSSKIESLRTLLYINHRAGFLKAHTMLPCDMLSKNKYLRVLSFGRLDIFPDPIDKLIQLRYLDLSWSNIEVLPQSLCNLCNLQTLKLEGCSKLTMLPNGMYNLVNLRHLDIRGTRLKEMPKGMGKLKQLHTLSYYIVGKSEDNGMEELGGLLNLHGILGIQKLENVVDGNEARSARIIDKKHIDELLLEWSAGDDMVSDAQNQRDILQNLQPHTDLKVLRIKGYKVKTFPDWIGHSSYNNITSVSLESCKNCCVLPSLGQLPSLKSLSIKRFGELKSIGKEFYKNEGHQHSLPITPFPSLEHLEFRNMPCWEEWHLPESKAFPWFKSLRINGCAMLQGDMVNPVLMRIVFSSSNVSKVRKLEIEDLETSDKEMRLDGDRLSISGFECLVECAFKARIHHLTSLQQIHISYCSSVVSLGSNCLPKSLQMLKIDRCRQIELLQQQQKYDLVDLQIEYSCDSLTSLSLDAFPNLENLRIIGCSNLESVSMSEPPHAALQHLSIDRCDKFMSFPQEGLATPNLTYLSVSWCSKLEALPRDMNTLLPNLESLDIRGSPNICRSPEADLPPNLKHLGVGNCEEQVRGLSWMGNLDNLTYLMIVGDGRESRIKSYPEVGSLPHLPSLITLELWFFNNLETLECNELLRLTSLQHLHIVRCDKLKNMEGEKLPPSLLLLQLDDCHSLGEDCKSKHQQIWSKISHIPTIKVDDRQIY; encoded by the coding sequence ATGGCTGAAGCACTTCTTTCTGGCTTCATCAACGTTGTTGTTAAGAGGCTCATTTCACCTGAGTTTATCAACTTGGTGGTGGGCAAGAAGCTGGACCGGAAGTTGGTTGACAGGCTGAGGACTGCTATCTTGGCTGCAGAAGCTCTGGTTGCTGACGCTGAGCAGAAGCAGTTTGGAAATGATCGTGTGCGGAAATGGCTTCATAGTCTCAGAGATGCTCTCTACACTGCTGATGACTTGCTGGACCGTCTCTTCATCAAAGCTGCAATTCGCAACAAGGCACGCATTCGTCGTCCTCACTTCCTTGATTTGTCTGCTAGGAAGATGGTGACTAAGATAGAAGATGTGGTTGAAAGAATAGTagatcttgagagatgcaaagATACCCTTGGTCTGAGAGAGATTCCAACGGGAAGCTCCTCATGGAGACCTCCATCAACTTCTCTTGTGAAGGGGAATGTGTTCGGCAGGGATGGTGACCAACAGGCACTAATCAAGATGCTCAATGACAATAATGATCATaacttgtctgtcatctctattgTTGGTATGGGCGGGGTTGGTAAAACTACTTTAGCACAATGCCTGTACAACAATATGGATTTGATGGATGGGGTTGATCTGAAAGCATGGATttgtgtttttgaaaattttgatgttGTTGAGACTACAAAGAATGTTATAAGGGGAATCTCTTCAGGTGTTTGTAGTCTTGAAAGCTTTGATTTACTTCAACAAGATTTGAAGGAAAAACTGTCAGAAAAGAAGTTCTTCATTGTTTTGGACGATGTTTGGAGTGAAGATGCCGACAAGTGGAATAGTTTTATCGTCCCTTTTCAACATGGGAGAAAGGGAAGCACTATTCTTCTCACTAGCCGGGAGGAAAATGTTGGTCCAACTGTCCAAAATTATAGCACTTACTCTCTCAAGGTACTGTCGAATGATTATTGTTGGTCTATTTTCGCGGACAATGCATCCTTTCCTGAATCAAATGGGAGCTCAGAACTGGAAGGAATTGGTAGAAAGATTGTCGAGAGATGTGATGGCTTGCCGTTAGCTGCAGAAACACTTGGACGCTTGTTGCGCTCAGAGCATCGTGTTAAAGAATGGAATAATATACTATTCAGTGACATTTGGGAATTTCCTGCGGCAAATTGTAAGATTGTTCCTGCATTGTTAATAAGTTACTATCATCTGCCTGCTCATTTAAAACACTGCTTTGTTTATTGTTCATTGTTTCCCAAAGATCATAAACTTGATAAAGATGAACTAATCTTGCTGTGGATGGCTGAAAATCTTTTACGACCACCAAAGAAGGGAGAGACTTTAGAAGAAGTTGGTTGCGAGTGTTTTGATCACTTGGCTTCAAGGCTATTTTTCAAGCGGGTCCAATATGGTGATAAGTATTttgtgatgcatgatctcatgcatGACTTGGCAACTTTTCTTGCTGGAGATCTTTATTATAGATTCTCAGAACTTGGTGAAAAGGAAGAGATGAGTATTCTAACTCATCATTTGTCATACGATCATTCAATCCCTAAGAAAACATGCTCCTCTAGTAAAATAGAATCTTTGAGGACATTGTTGTATATCAATCATCGAGCTGGTTTCTTGAAAGCACACACAATGTTACCATGTGATATGTTGTCAAAGAACAAATACTTGAGAGTTTTGTCTTTTGGTAGACTGGATATATTTCCTGATCCAATAGATAAATTGATCCAATTGCGCTATTTGGATCTCTCTTGGAGTAATATTGAGGTATTGCCGCAGTCGTTATGCAACTTGTGCAATCTACAAACTTTAAAGTTAGAAGGCTGTTCAAAGCTGACTATGCTGCCCAATGGCATGTATAATCTTGTGAATTTGCGGCATCTTGATATAAGGGGTACTCGTCTGAAAGAAATGCCAAAAGGAATGGGCAAATTAAAACAGTTGCACACTTTAAGTTACTACATCGTAGGCAAGTCTGAAGACAATGGAATGGAAGAGTTAGGAGGGCTTTTAAATCTTCATGGAATACTTGGGATTCAAAAATTGGAGAATGTGGTTGATGGCAATGAGGCAAGGAGTGCAAGGATAATAGATAAGAAGCACATTGACGAGTTATTGTTGGAATGGTCTGCAGGTGATGATATGGTTTCAGATGCACAAAATCAAAGAGACATACTCCAAAACTTGCAACCGCACACTGACTTGAAAGTGTTGAGAATCAAGGGATACAAAGTTAAAACATTTCCAGACTGGATCGGGCATTCTTCCTACAACAATATTACAAGTGTATCTTTGGAGTCTTGCAAGAACTGCTGCGTGCTGCCTTCACTTGGACAGCTACCATCTCTTAAGTCCCTAAGCATCAAAAGATTTGGTGAGCTGAAGAGCATTGGCAAGGAGTTTTACAAGAATGAAGGCCATCAACATTCTTTGCCTATTACACCGTTTCCCTCACTGGAGCATTTGGAGTTTCGTAACATGCCATGTTGGGAGGAGTGGCACTTACCTGAATCAAAAGCTTTTCCTTGGTTTAAGAGCCTTCGAATAAATGGTTGTGCAATGTTACAGGGAGATATGGTTAATCCGGTATTAATGAGAATCGTTTTTTCCTCATCCAATGTTTCCAAAGTGCGCAAACTGGAAATAGAAGATTTAGAAACATCGGATAAAGAGATGAGACTTGATGGAGATAGGTTATCAATTAGTGGATTTGAATGTTTGGTGGAGTGTGCATTTAAGGCAAGGATCCACCATCTAACTTCCCTCCAACAAATACATATCTCATACTGTTCATCTGTTGTGTCCTTGGGGAGCAATTGTTTACCCAAATCTTTGCAAATGCTTAAAATCGATCGTTGCCGCCAAATTGAATTACTCCAGCAACAACAGAAGTATGATTTGGTAGATCTACAAATAGAATACAGTTGTGATTCACTGACCTCATTGTCGTTGGATGCCTTTCCCAATCTCGAGAATCTCCGGATAATAGGGTGCTCAAATCTGGAATCAGTGTCAATGTCAGAGCCACCACACGCTGCTCTTCAACATCTCTCCATCGATAGGTGCGACAAATTTATGTCATTTCCCCAAGAAGGACTGGCTACACCCAACTTGACTTATCTCAGTGTTAGCTGGTGCTCGAAGTTGGAGGCATTACCACGTGACATGAATACTCTTCTCCCAAATTTAGAGTCTCTGGACATACGAGGTTCCCCAAACATTTGCAGGTCGCCAGAGGCTGATTTGCCGCCTAACCTGAAACATCTTGGTGTAGGAAATTGCGAGGAACAAGTGAGGGGTCTATCATGGATGGGCAACTTGGACAACCTCACTTATCTCATGATTGTTGGCGATGGTAGGGAGAGCAGAATAAAGTCATACCCAGAGGTGGGTTCGCTGCCTCACCTTCCCTCCCTTATCACTCTTGAGTTGTGGTTCTTCAATAATCTGGAGACATTGGAGTGCAACGAGCTTCTCCGCCTCACCTCCCTCCAACATTTACACATTGTACGCTGTGATAAACTGAAGAATATGGAAGGAGAAAAGCTGCCTCCCTCTCTCTTACTACTTCAACTTGACGACTGTCATTCGCTGGGCGAAGACTGCAAGAGCAAGCATCAACAAATTTGGTCCAAAATTTCGCACATCCCCACCATTAAAGTCGATGACAGACAAATTTACTGA